A genome region from Brooklawnia propionicigenes includes the following:
- the eutB gene encoding ethanolamine ammonia-lyase subunit EutB gives MKLATSLNGHSFRFTSITDVLAKASEPKAGDRLTGIAAETASERLAAKVVLSELTVGELTENPTVPYEDDEVTRVNWDGLNQPGYESMKTMTIGELREWVLDHKTTPDVLKRSGRNFVGEVASAVAKIMTSMDLVYGASKIRYVTHCNTEIGQAGTISYRAQTNSTTDDPETIVLGLAEAVSFGCGDACLGINPVGDDPANTKRIADAVWHFMVRNEIPTQVVVLSHITTQMEALRRGAPLSMIFQSIAGTQGANDDFGVTRELLEEAYELVKQYGQCQGANLLYFETGQGSEVSIGRDRGVDEQTLEARTYGFGRFFRPFMVNNVSGFIGPETIYDGKEMIRANLEDHFMGKFLGLPMGMAPCWTNHTSITMDDQQQATMLLALAGANYYMGVPLADDVMLAYQDTSFHDDATLRELLGRTAAPEFHRWMVSRGLCDDSGVLTERAGDGSIFF, from the coding sequence CTTTCGCTTCACGAGCATCACCGATGTGCTGGCCAAAGCCAGCGAACCCAAAGCGGGGGATCGGCTGACCGGCATCGCTGCCGAGACAGCCTCCGAACGGCTGGCTGCCAAGGTCGTCTTGTCGGAGCTGACGGTGGGCGAGCTGACCGAGAATCCGACCGTGCCGTACGAGGACGATGAGGTCACCCGGGTGAACTGGGACGGCCTCAACCAGCCCGGCTACGAGTCCATGAAGACCATGACGATCGGCGAGCTGCGCGAGTGGGTGCTCGATCACAAGACCACCCCTGACGTGCTGAAGCGCTCCGGACGCAATTTCGTGGGCGAGGTGGCATCCGCGGTGGCCAAGATCATGACTTCGATGGATCTGGTCTACGGCGCGTCCAAGATTCGCTATGTCACCCACTGCAATACCGAGATCGGCCAGGCCGGCACGATCTCGTATCGTGCTCAGACCAACTCGACCACCGATGACCCGGAGACAATCGTGCTCGGACTGGCCGAGGCGGTCTCCTTCGGGTGCGGCGATGCCTGTCTGGGTATCAATCCGGTCGGTGACGACCCGGCCAACACCAAACGGATCGCCGATGCGGTGTGGCATTTCATGGTCCGCAACGAGATCCCGACTCAGGTCGTGGTGCTCTCTCACATCACCACCCAGATGGAGGCGTTGCGCCGGGGAGCGCCGCTGTCGATGATCTTCCAGTCGATCGCCGGCACCCAGGGTGCCAACGACGACTTCGGGGTCACGCGGGAGCTGCTCGAGGAGGCCTATGAGCTGGTGAAACAGTACGGCCAGTGCCAGGGAGCGAACCTGCTCTACTTCGAGACCGGGCAGGGCTCCGAGGTGTCGATCGGACGCGACCGTGGTGTTGACGAGCAGACCCTGGAAGCGCGCACCTACGGCTTCGGACGTTTCTTCCGGCCGTTCATGGTGAACAACGTCTCGGGGTTCATCGGGCCGGAGACGATCTACGACGGCAAGGAAATGATCCGGGCGAATCTGGAGGACCATTTCATGGGCAAGTTCCTCGGCCTGCCGATGGGTATGGCGCCCTGCTGGACGAACCACACGTCGATCACCATGGACGATCAGCAGCAGGCGACGATGCTGCTGGCGTTGGCCGGCGCCAACTACTACATGGGTGTCCCGCTGGCCGACGATGTCATGCTCGCCTACCAGGACACCAGCTTCCACGACGATGCCACGCTGCGCGAACTGCTGGGACGTACCGCGGCTCCCGAGTTCCACCGCTGGATGGTCTCGCGGGGACTGTGCGACGACAGTGGCGTGCTGACCGAGCGGGCCGGTGACGGCTCGATCTTCTTCTGA